From a region of the Gossypium raimondii isolate GPD5lz chromosome 10, ASM2569854v1, whole genome shotgun sequence genome:
- the LOC128033945 gene encoding uncharacterized protein LOC128033945 encodes MESGGNDGFGGDEISLLTEELIQLSVKSSMVEPNGNSSLICSIWTKKSYNQDSFKAQMISIWKTRKKIEIQVVGQNLFLIAFELEEDFETVLEGQPWLFRKQLILFDRLSKPMARDQIRLVSSPFWIKIGPCLPEFDKKDLLHAIRVTFRGVLRSEILGEFCHLRVKLNVQRPLRRGIFISIGNRNKFWIPFKYEKLPTFCFGCGRLGHGLHDCTKITPVEKNRLERIHLFSLALKAELNLVGRESLKLNALAKKLQTQCSYVGNITGNQEEYLYSEQSSGMMRGVQDGAWLTTTETDLEIQQEEGINERNSENNNTNILNSVKKASWKRMKSMGVMRNHEIDHKLQKRKLAEII; translated from the coding sequence ATGGAGAGTGGTGGTAACGATGGGTTTGGGGGAGATGAGATCTCCCTATTAACAGAGGAACTTATTCAACTATCGGTCAAAAGTTCGATGGTGGAGCCAAACGGCAACTCTTCTCTGATATGTTCTATATGGACAAAGAAATCTTATAACCAGGATAGTTTCAAAGCACAGATGATAAGTATCtggaaaacaaggaaaaaaattgagattcAAGTGGTAGGACAAAACCTTTTTTTGATAGCGTTTGAACTAGAAGAAGACTTCGAGACTGTTCTGGAAGGTCAGCCATGGTTGTTTAGGAAACAATTAATTCTCTTTGATCGATTGAGTAAACCAATGGCGAGAGATCAAATTAGACTTGTTTCATCTCCATTTTGGATTAAAATTGGGCCTTGTTTACCAGAGTTTGATAAAAAAGATCTTCTGCATGCTATAAGAGTCACTTTTAGAGGGGTGCTCAGATCTGAAATACTGGGTGAGTTTTGTCATCTCAGAGTGAAGTTAAATGTGCAGAGACCCCTTCGCAGgggtatttttatttcaataggGAATAGAAACAAATTTTGGATCCCATTCAAGTATGAAAAGTTGCCAACTTTTTGCTTTGGGTGTGGAAGGTTGGGGCATGGCCTTCATGATTGTACAAAAATTACACCTGTAGAGAAAAACAGATTAGAGAGGATCCACCTTTTTTCTTTGGCATTAAAAGCAGAATTAAATTTGGTTGGAAGGGAGAGTCTAAAGCTAAATGCTCTAGCAAAAAAACTACAAACTCAATGCTCGTATGTAGGAAATATTACAGGGAATCAGGAAGAGTATTTATACAGTGAACAAAGTAGTGGTATGATGAGAGGAGTACAAGATGGTGCTTGGTTGACAACAACAGAAACAGATTTAGAGATACAACAAGAAGAAGGAATCAACGAAAGAAACAGTGAGAACAATAACACCAATATATTGAATTCAGTCAAGAAAGCCAGTTGGAAAAGGATGAAATCAATGGGAGTGATGAGGAATCATGAGATAGATCACAAATTGCAAAAAAGGAAATTGGCAGAGATCATATAG